A genomic region of Cotesia glomerata isolate CgM1 linkage group LG9, MPM_Cglom_v2.3, whole genome shotgun sequence contains the following coding sequences:
- the LOC123271171 gene encoding alpha-tocopherol transfer protein-like isoform X2 — MALIKMVPVEEEMKRNPELKEADLKMLKDWYEKQPHLPKISDNELILFLHSNYYRLEPTKTTIDTFYTVRTHVPEFFFNRDPLGNKDLRNIFQTAAYFPLEGETAEGYKIIYGRLMNYEPSAYVYNDAIKYWNMSMDLWMYSEGTMKGHIILVDLAGLSFGHTTRLSPMGLKKFLFYLQEGLPVRLKGLHFTNSIPAMEIILGMMKPFIKKELMDILHIHTSNETVKKFLPLDILPNESGGKAGPLRDLHERNIKKMEAHRDFFLEEESRGRVNESLRPGKGKNATDLFGVEGSFKKLDID, encoded by the exons ATGGCTCTGATTAAAATGGTACCTGTTGAAGAAGAAATGAAGCGAAATCCTGAATTAAAGGAAGCTGATCTCAAAATGTTAAAGGACTGGTACGAGAAGCAGCCTCACTTGCCAAAAATATCCGACAATGAGTTGATTTTGTTCTTGCATAGTAATTATTACCGGTTGGAACCGACTAAAACGACGATTGATACTTTTTACACAGTGAGGACTCATGTTCCGGAGTTTTTCTTCAACAGAGATCCGTTGGGGAATAAAGACTTgagaaatatatttcaaacagc agCATACTTTCCACTGGAGGGAGAAACTGCAGAaggttacaaaataatttacggGCGTCTAATGAACTATGAGCCATCTGCGTACGTTTACAATGACGCTATAAAGTATTGGAACATGTCAATGGATCTTTGGATGTACTCAGAAGGAACTATGAAGGGTCACATAATTCTTGTGGACTTGGCAGGTCTTTCTTTTGGTCATACTACTCGTTTGAGTCCAATGGGCTTGAAGAAATTTCTGTTCTACCTCCAAGAAGGGCTGCCCGTTCGTCTCAAGGGCTTACATTTTACCAACTCCATTCCGGCGATGGAAATTATCCTGGGAATGATGAAACCGTTCATAAAAAAAGAACTTATggatatt cttcACATTCACACCAGCAACGAAACAGTAAAGAAATTCCTGCCGCTTGATATTCTTCCTAATGAATCAGGTGGCAAAGCTGGACCTCTGAGAGATCTCCATGAgaggaatataaaaaaaatggaagcTCACCGTGATTTCTTCTTGGAAGAAGAATCTCGCGGACGCGTCAACGAGTCTCTGCGACCTGGAAAGGGAAAAAATGCTACTGATCTTTTTGGAGTCGAAGGAAGTTTCAAGAAACTCGACATtgattaa
- the LOC123271171 gene encoding alpha-tocopherol transfer protein-like isoform X1, with protein sequence MTLLSYNTVTLDSKLCVQVTFNVNKILFHLVSELPAVKIQPTAHLKLQVTMALIKMVPVEEEMKRNPELKEADLKMLKDWYEKQPHLPKISDNELILFLHSNYYRLEPTKTTIDTFYTVRTHVPEFFFNRDPLGNKDLRNIFQTAAYFPLEGETAEGYKIIYGRLMNYEPSAYVYNDAIKYWNMSMDLWMYSEGTMKGHIILVDLAGLSFGHTTRLSPMGLKKFLFYLQEGLPVRLKGLHFTNSIPAMEIILGMMKPFIKKELMDILHIHTSNETVKKFLPLDILPNESGGKAGPLRDLHERNIKKMEAHRDFFLEEESRGRVNESLRPGKGKNATDLFGVEGSFKKLDID encoded by the exons ATGACCTTGCTGTCATACAACACCGTCACGCTAGATTCAAAGCTGTGCGTGCAAGTAACTTTTaatgtcaataaaattttatttcatttagtgTCTGAATTGCCAGCAGTTAAAATACAACCAACTGCTCACCTTAAACTTCAA GTAACCATGGCTCTGATTAAAATGGTACCTGTTGAAGAAGAAATGAAGCGAAATCCTGAATTAAAGGAAGCTGATCTCAAAATGTTAAAGGACTGGTACGAGAAGCAGCCTCACTTGCCAAAAATATCCGACAATGAGTTGATTTTGTTCTTGCATAGTAATTATTACCGGTTGGAACCGACTAAAACGACGATTGATACTTTTTACACAGTGAGGACTCATGTTCCGGAGTTTTTCTTCAACAGAGATCCGTTGGGGAATAAAGACTTgagaaatatatttcaaacagc agCATACTTTCCACTGGAGGGAGAAACTGCAGAaggttacaaaataatttacggGCGTCTAATGAACTATGAGCCATCTGCGTACGTTTACAATGACGCTATAAAGTATTGGAACATGTCAATGGATCTTTGGATGTACTCAGAAGGAACTATGAAGGGTCACATAATTCTTGTGGACTTGGCAGGTCTTTCTTTTGGTCATACTACTCGTTTGAGTCCAATGGGCTTGAAGAAATTTCTGTTCTACCTCCAAGAAGGGCTGCCCGTTCGTCTCAAGGGCTTACATTTTACCAACTCCATTCCGGCGATGGAAATTATCCTGGGAATGATGAAACCGTTCATAAAAAAAGAACTTATggatatt cttcACATTCACACCAGCAACGAAACAGTAAAGAAATTCCTGCCGCTTGATATTCTTCCTAATGAATCAGGTGGCAAAGCTGGACCTCTGAGAGATCTCCATGAgaggaatataaaaaaaatggaagcTCACCGTGATTTCTTCTTGGAAGAAGAATCTCGCGGACGCGTCAACGAGTCTCTGCGACCTGGAAAGGGAAAAAATGCTACTGATCTTTTTGGAGTCGAAGGAAGTTTCAAGAAACTCGACATtgattaa
- the LOC123271175 gene encoding retinol-binding protein pinta-like, whose product MDLIKRVPFEEELKKNPELKEADLQSLREWCEKQPHLPKMLDSELVLFLHSNYYRIEPTKTTIDTFYTARTHVPEYFSNRDPVANKELRHMFETSAYMPLPGETSEGFKIIYGRLINYEPSAYVWNDAMKYWNMAMDLWMYTEGTMKGHIIVIDLAGLALGHTTRLSPMGLKKFFYYLQEGLPVRLKGFHFLNSIPVMDIIMGMMKPFLKKELMDILHIHTNNETAKKYLPLEILPNESGGNAGSFMELHKKHLKRLEDHRDFFLEEEKCRRIDESLRPGKAKSATDLFGVEGSFKKLDID is encoded by the exons atggatttgaTAAAAAGAGTTCCATTCGAAGaagaactgaaaaaaaatccagaaCTTAAAGAAGCAGATCTCCAAAGTTTGCGAGAATGGTGCGAAAAACAGCCCCATCTGCCGAAAATGTTGGACAGTGAGCTTGTTCTGTTCCTACACAGTAATTATTACCGGATTGAACCGACTAAAACAACAATTGATACCTTTTACACGGCGAGGACTCATGTTCCAGAGTACTTTTCTAACAGAGATCCGGTAGCAAACAAGGAACTCCGTCATATGTTTGAAACTTC AGCTTACATGCCGTTGCCGGGAGAAACATCAGAGGGCTTCAAAATAATCTATGGGCGCCTGATAAACTATGAACCGTCGGCTTACGTATGGAACGACGCTATGAAGTACTGGAACATGGCGATGGATCTCTGGATGTACACCGAAGGTACCATGAAAGGCCATATAATTGTCATAGACTTGGCGGGCCTCGCTTTGGGCCACACTACGCGGCTCAGTCCCATGGggctcaagaaatttttctattatcttCAAGAAGGTCTTCCTGTTCGTCTAAAAGGGTTCCATTTTTTGAACTCTATCCCAGTTATGGACatcattatgggaatgatGAAGCCATTTTTGAAGAAAGAGCTCATGGATAtt cttCATATTCACACCAATAATGAAAcagcaaaaaaatatcttcCTCTCGAAATTTTACCAAATGAATCCGGTGGAAATGCTGGATCCTTTATGGAACTCCataaaaaacacttaaaaagATTAGAAGATCATCGTGATTTCTTCCTGGAAGAAGAAAAGTGTCGTCGTATTGACGAATCATTGCGTCCAGGAAAAGCTAAAAGTGCTACTGATCTTTTTGGTGTTgaaggaagttttaaaaaacttgatattgattaa
- the LOC123271173 gene encoding bromodomain-containing protein 8-like → MTSVQERLKTKQRESRDTWSTREQLCLASSVLKSGDQNWITVSRSLKPFAEKEALRPPDWFSHKACANQYTRLLENVDMPKRKKRESGETIGESIVKRLTQERTAELGQILAFQRDEYQQLKSEVNLLKSGSISDDKLQKMWQAIEQEEREQEQKAKAHSVWLAKRQQKQDLTSQSPTPLTPLKKTLDLNDTPEDSNDEEEKKRGSSTLLTNLLKAPSPTKQIQNATSTAQVTSPTIASLLNSSGNVHMVSSAPQNVTAPIHHIVTSVIPSGTPERPSAGAPTLSMLLALPANLPKGSLPTLPAAKNDPETSVRSSGTKSSNQAPTIQLSSTEAEIVNSDNVGEIIEQIDDVIGKDKLPDVIDKDEINEIMEDIEELIKEEITKSPQTENTAVVSRGETFPGVEKNEEVEAKVEKTISLTDSPESEMAIEEIDHSSSNIAEIIGTAIESNKVVEEKEEKEKVEEEEVEDKIEEEVKKKVEGEGGKVGEEEEKMEVEEAGVEEEKVEKEEKEEVGKLEVKEEGEEVKEEEKEEKNKVDEVEDKKEDKEEEDKKEKEEVEEICEKKEEVGMDDKEEGKEEIKEAEKESKELKEEIGEEVKEDDKEVKEEKKELVKEEKECSKEEIVVEEVNKEEKEVEGEKNEEVVKEEISEAEKEEEKVEEKEEKEEKKVEGVEEVKEDEKEVEKEEEKEEDVKIEKKEEEKEEKEKDEKEEGEKIEDLEVEDKDEVKDENEEVKEEEAEESVEEVKEEKEEQVKEQKQDKEEVVENKEEEEEKEKVEKIEEKVETKEAEEVVEVKKEESVTLPENTEVEEESSLIKLSGGRAMKTYSKKQNVAIDRDSEGDNIGEEADYRNWKKAVLLVYQRFTQHKYASLFSKPITEEQAPGYHSVIFRPMDLLTIKKNIENGTIRSTMHFQRDVMLMFQNALMYNKQTNHIHKMAMEMQEDCLQEFQMLVGVTKDVSFRRETRTAGSSNSEFNEINILKRKRSHITPSPHDSESPRLKKRRKSEND, encoded by the exons atgacTTCAGTGCAAGAac gaCTAAAAACAAAACAACGAGAATCAAGAGACACGTGGAGTACAAGAGAGCAACTCTGCCTCGCATCAAGTGTCTTAAAATCCGGAGACCAGAATTGGATAACTGTCTCCAGATCTCTTAAACCCTTCGCCGAAAAAGAAGCTCTGCGCCCTCCAGACTGGTTTTCCCACAAAGCTTGCGCAAACCAGTACACGCGTCTTCTAGAAAACGTCGACATgcctaaaagaaaaaaacgcGAGAGCGGAGAGACAATAGGAGAGTCAATAGTCAAGCGACTGACCCAAGAAAGAACCGCCGAATTGGGTCAAATATTAGCCTTCCAACGGGACGAGTACCAACAGCTAAAATCCGAAGTAAATTTACTAAAGTCTGGATCTATCAGCGATGACAAGCTCCAGAAGATGTGGCAGGCTATTGAGCAGGAGGAAAGGGAGCAAGAACAAAAAGCCAAAGCTCACAGTGTGTGGTTAGCCAAGCGTCAGCAAAAACAGGATCTTACAAGTCAATCACCTACTCCATTAACTCCATTAAAGAAAACTTTGGATTTAAATGATACCCCAGAAGATTCTAatgatgaagaagaaaaaaagcGAGGGTCCTCTACTTTACTAACAAATCTCCTAAAAGCTCCTAGCCCGacaaaacaaattcaaaatgCGACTTCTACGGCCCAGGTTACCTCTCCAACAATTGCTAGCCTCTTAAATTCTAGTGGAAACGTTCACATGGTGTCTTCAGCGCCCCAGAATGTCACAGCGCCAATTCATCACATTGTTACGTCTGTAATTCCTTCTGGAACGCCTGAAAGACCTTCAGCAGGCGCTCCAACGCTCTCTATGCTATTGGCGCTGCCTGCTAATTTGCCGAAAGGGTCGTTGCCTACCTTACCGGCCGCCAAAAACGACCCAGAGACATCTGTGAGGTCTTCTGGTACTAAATCTTCGAACCAAGCTCCGACGATTCAGTTATCGAGTACTGAAGCTGAGATTGTTAATAGTGATAATGTGGGAGAGATTATTGAGCAGATTGATGACGTTATAGGTAAAGATAAGCTTCCGGATGTTATTGATAAGGATGAGATCAATGAGATTATGGAGGATATTGAGGAACTTATTAAGGAAGAAATTACTAAGAGCCCTCAGACGGAAAATACGGCAGTGGTTTCTAGGGGTGAGACATTTCCTGGGGTGGAGAAAAATGAAGAAGTAGAGGCTAAGGTTGAGAAAACTATTTCGTTGACTGATTCTCCGGAAAGTGAGATGGCCATTGAGGAAATAGATCACAGCTCGAGCAATATTGCGGAGATTATTGGGACTGCTATTGAGAGTAATAAAGTGGTGGAGGAAAAGGAGGAGAAGGAGAAGGTGGAAGAAGAGGAGGTTGAGGATAAGATTGAGGAGGAAGTGAAAAAGAAAGTTGAAGGAGAAGGAGGTAAGGTTGGGGAGGAGGAGGAAAAAATGGAGGTGGAAGAAGCTGGAGTGGAAGAAGAGAAGGTTGAGAAGGAGGAGAAAGAAGAGGTTGGGAAGTTGGAGGTTAAGGAAGAAGGAGAGGAGGTTAAGGAAGAGGAGAAGGAGGAAAAGAATAAGGTAGATGAGGTTGAGGATAAGAAGGAGGATAAGGAGGAGGAGGATAAAAAAGAGAAGGAGGAAGTGGAGGAAATTTGTGAGAAGAAAGAAGAGGTTGGGATGGATGATAAGGAGGAGgggaaagaagaaattaagGAAGCTGAAAAAGAGTCTAAGGAGTTGAAGGAAGAAATTGGGGAGGAAGTTAAAGAGGATGATAAGGAGGTGAAAGAGGAGAAGAAGGAGCTGGTGAAGGAAGAAAAAGAATGttcaaaagaagaaatagtgGTTGAGGAGGTTAATAAGGAGGAGAAAGAAGTTGAAGGAGAAAAAAATGAGGAAGTAGTTAAGGAGGAAATTAGTGAGGCTGAAAAGGAGGAAGAAAAGGTGGAGGAAAAGGAGGAGAAAGAGGAGAAAAAGGTTGAAGGAGTGGAGGAAGTTAAGGAGGATGAGAAAGAGGTAGAAAAGGAGGAAGAAAAGGAGGAGGATgttaaaattgagaaaaaggAGGAAGAGAAGGAAGAAAAGGAAAAGGATGAAAAAGAAGAAGGAGAAAAAATAGAAGATTTAGAAGTTGAGGATAAAGATGAGGTTAAGGATGAGAATGAAGAGGTTAAGGAAGAAGAGGCTGAGGAAAGTGTTGAGGAGGTGAAGGAGGAAAAGGAGGAGCAGGTTAAAGAACAAAAGCAAGATAAGGAGGAGGTGGTTGAAAATAAagaggaagaagaagaaaaagaaaaagttgaGAAAATTGAGGAGAAAGTTGAGACTAAAGAGGCGGAAGAGGTTGTTGAGGTTAAAAAAGAAGAGTCTGTCACTTTGCCGGAGAATACAGAAGTTGAAGAAGAGTCTTCGCTTATAAAACTCAGCGGTGGTCGTGCTATGAAGACTTACTCGAAAAAACAGAATGTTGCGATTGATAGAGATTCTGAGGGGGATAATATTGGGGAAGAAGCTGATTATAGGAATTGGAAGAAAGCTGTTTTGTTGGTGTATCAGCGGTTCACGCAGCATAAGTATGCTTCTTTATTTTCGAAGCCGATTACTGAAGAGCAGGCTCCTGGTTATCATAGTGTGATATTTAGGCCTATGGATTTGTTGACTATTAAGAAGAATATTGAGAATGGAACGATACGCTCGACGATGCACTTTCAGAGGGATGTTATGCTGATGTTCCAGAATGCGTTGATGTATAATAAACAGACGAATCATATTCATAAGATGGCTATGGAAATGCAAGAAGACTGTCTCCAAGAATTTCAG atgcTAGTAGGAGTTACAAAAGACGTATCTTTTAGAAGAGAAACAAGAACAGCTGGAAGTAGTAACAGTGAATTCaacgaaataaatattttaaagagaAAACGAAGTCATATTACTCCCAGTCCACATGATTCCGAAAGCCCACGACTGAAGAAACGCCGAAAATctgaaaatgattaa